The following nucleotide sequence is from Zingiber officinale cultivar Zhangliang chromosome 10A, Zo_v1.1, whole genome shotgun sequence.
GTTAACAacgatatacaatttatttaaatatagataattatATAGTAGATGATTGAATTCATTTTTACATGCCTACACAAAATCATTTATAAAATAGCATGTGTCCTTCGAATTCGGCACTATGCTAGGTGTCACAGAGTCAATTTCTACCTTGGAAATTTTCATGCGCTGACACCAAGTTTCGCACTTGATTCAACCCATAAATGCACCTCCAAAGTGCAAGAGAATACACAAGCCAAAGGCACAACAAAGTCATAagcaagaaacacacaatgtagAAAAACTCTCAACCTTTATATTCACAATGATAAAGGACTACAAAGTGGACTCTTTAGTATTTGCTCACACATTCTTTTCTCTCTGCCTTGCCATTGCTCCAATGCTGCCTATTTATAATGCATAAGCAGAAGTTGGTTTGGCAGTTATAAATGGTTGCATGACTGTTTTGTCAACTATCATTCTACATGTCTCAAACTGTTTGTCTACATCATTTGTTGTTTTGATACCATGCAAAGGTCAGCCTACATCCTTGTGCTTGGCCTAAGCTTGGTTCCATGAACTTAGGCAGAACAGCCCCCTTGTTCCTCCATTCGTCGTGTTGCATTGCATGTGCTTGCCGCATGCCATGTCGCACATTTCCTACTAGCCTTGCTTGACTAAATGCTCAAACTCTGCAAGTTCAATCTTCGCATCTGTTCATCACAATCAAAGTCGGCTTCCCGCTTGACTTGTACTTGGACAACCTCCGCACACTGTCGCAAATCCTATCGCTACTTGGCATGCCTTGCGCATATATCCAATAAGCTAGATCAAAGGAGCAACATACCAATCTTTATGCCCAACCTTGCAATCAAGTCAGCGGGCTAACATTAGGGCATAATAATTTGGCACTAATAGACGGTCTTCCTCTATGGTTTATCTATTAGATAAATTTGCACAATTTATGTACACTTAGAGATCGATCTTTAGAATATTCATTTTTATCGGGATTCAAATTTTGATTCTCTTATTTGTTCCACTGTACTCATGGAGGCATCATGACTGACATGGACACACTAGTTGAGACGTAATGACCGAACTAGCCTGCTCAATATATaccaaatatataaaaataattttaagataaattttagtATCATATcctaacaataaaaaaataatctatTTCTATACATGTGCAAAATATagaaaaagttattttttaaaacaaataatttatttttaaaaaatatatttttacaaataaattattttgtagaGAGCCTAAATGTGTAAtacctttaatatattttaaaaacaaaaaatgatatcataaaacttatttaaagtaatttatttatgaattatttataaacatgaaTAAAGGCAAAACTCCCTTACTTTGAGCTTTTTCATAAGTCTTTAAAATGCATTTTAAACTTGTTAATTTGTATATTCTTAGTATTAAACAAATATAAATGTGGTGTAATCGagttaaatatcaaaataaatgatAATGTTCCTAATTTTAATTCTCATTTAGGAAAGGGAAAAAGGGATTACGAAGCAAACTTAGTTTCAAGATTAAACAATTTCTAAAGGAACTAGATACAAAACTCTACAAACAACAACGACACTCTCCACATTCTTCCGACCTACAACCCTAAACACCCGACCGATTGCTATGCGAAACTTTTCCACCTTTGACGAAGGATAGAGCTTCAGTTTCACATTCAGCCTCGCCGTAGAAAGACAAAGAGTGAACCCTTGGATCCCACCCCGAGCCTTATTTTCTCGTCAATGTATGTGATTTGTAGCTTGACCTCACTCTGAAGGCCGTACGGGAACTCGAGCGGCCCCACCTTCAGCACCGGAGGTTCGAATATGACTTGGACCCATTTACTGTCCAGCACAATCAGTTTACCTGAAAATAGCTCTTAGGTTAAAGAACTGAAGATGATCCTCGCAAAGAATTTCCGAACATGTTCATCGTGTGTCGGGTGTTTAACCTTTCAAGGATACTTCTCCATTGAGGACCCCCAAAATAGAAAAAGTAACTTTGTTCCTCACGATATCAGGAGCTTCCAATGCCTGTACCATTTCGCTTGTCTTGAAGATGAGTCGTCCAATTACGCTTCTATAGCCTCCTCCCGGCGATGTTGGCCTCGAACAATACACTACATCCCATTCTGAGGTGCATATCCAGGCATGAGCTTGTTAGACTAATAGTTAGCACAAACAATCCTGGATGTTCATAGTTTCCTAAACTAGTGATAGGTAAATTTGGTAGAGAAAACTAATAAGAATTGTGTGAGGTATGTTATCGAGAATTTGTTCATAGGCAAAGCTTGAAACATACCTCCAAAGATGAGAGGGGACTTGACCGGCTCATCGACACAATATCCCGCGAGCTGATCAGCCACATTCGACACCTCTTTGTGTCCATCGCTACTAAGCGCGATCCCTCCATCAGTTCCTTTGACCTACAGCACCAACCAATCTTACTGCCACAGTTAGCCATCTATTTGCAACTAACCCTAAAACTACAGGCAATTTGAATTCCAACTCCCCCCCAAAAATTTGCTTTTACAGAAGTTGTTGAAGAAGAGGAACTTCGAATTGTTAAAATGGAGGGAAGGGTAAAATATACTATTTTAATTCTAGAGGATAAATTGGAAAATTCCCAAATAAAGTTGAAATCCAGTTCCCAagaaaagaaattcaaattttgataaattgTAGAAACCCTAGGAGCAGTGTGATTACATCGATTTATTGTTCTTTAGATGTGTAAAAGATAGAACCTTGGATAGGATGGAGGCGACGAGGTCGTCCGGCGCCGCCGCTACGAGCGGCTGCGACGAGACGGTGGCGCGGACGGTGGGGATTTTCCAGCGGCGTGGCAGCGGGAtagaggagggaggcggcgagaCCGTaggggagaagagaggaaggCCTACGGAGGACGCCATGGCCGGCCGGCGGCGGAAGAAGGTTCTCGACGTTTTCTTTGGCTGTGCCTCCCTTCTAACTTTGCCTTACGCCTCACTATATCTTTTTTtcaagtatttatttatttattttatttattggaaACTATTTTCTCGTTTTTGATTGGATGGTTCTTGATTTCGGATAAGAGGAAAGATAGTGGGCCCACTGGCTACGTGGCGAATTGCTATGGCCAATGGCCGTTTTCCGAAATCCAAATTGATCGACCACCGATTCAACTCACTGCCACCGAGTCAAAAGGACGAgttcaataataataattattattattattattatcgatTTTTCTGGGCAAATTTCACCGCtaacttattaaaatttttaattattctgGTTGGTTGTCATGAAAAACTTGTATATAACTCAAAATACtcagtgaaaaaaaaaaattaaaagtttattaatttccttaaaaaaattATGGACAGCATGTGTCGCTCACGTGCGTGGGGGTAAGCGTTCTGGAAGCGAGTTCAGTGACTCAGCGACAGGACGCGACGCGGGGGAATCGGGACTCGGCGACCTCGATGAACCTCGCCGGCACCCCCGAGCACGCTTCGAGACGCCGGAGCACCGCGCCCATGCCGCACCCCAAATCTCCGGAACTGGAAGGCTCCTCGTTGCCATCCTCATTCTCGACGCCGTCGTCGCCCTTGTCATGCCGTGCGAAGATCTTGACGGCGAACCAGAGCGCGGCCGCGAGAGCCACCCGTCCTGGCTTCGCGCCGACGACCACCGAACGAGAAGAGAGTAATCGCGCTGCTGCGGTCGCGCATCGGCGCGCGATCCTCAGCCCCAATTTGCCACTCCAAACACTCAACACCCGCTCCGCCCTCTCGTCTCCAAACTGGCGCCGCCGACCCCGCCGCTTCGACGGTCCTCGCTGCTTCTCCGGCCGAGACGCAGTCCTCGACTCGGCGGCGGACAGGCAAGACGAGCTCGAGTGCTCGGCTCCATCGCAGTGGCTGCAGAGGGAGCGAAAGGGCCGAACCACGGCTCCGGAGACGACGCAGGCTCCACCGTCGACGGCGCGGCACTCCGCGCAGGCCACGCGGCGGACGTGCCGGGCAACGAGAAAGTTAGCGCCGTGGACGGAGGCGTCGCAGGACCAGCAGAGGAAGGCGTCGTCGGAGTCGCAATAGAGGGAGGCCCCGCCGCCGCACAGCTCGCATTGCTTCTCCATCGGTGCCGTCGGAAGGATACGCCGTTGCGCCTTCCTTTTTAAGGCGGCGAACCGGAAGAAACCTGCTGCCGGTTTAGGTAAATCGGGTCTGGTTTTGTGgtcggaagaggaagaagatggtcaaaattatttaattagttttttcttttatttaattattaatttaaggcCAGAATTTTTAATAAGAATTTAAAAGAGTGTGCAGTCGAGAGACGTGGAGTAACGGAGGACGCGCACCTCGCTGTCGTGGTCGATGCCGGTTGGACCCGGTTCGGTTGAATTGACCTGGTCGACGGAAAGGGAGTTTAATTCTATGGAGGGCGGTCCAAGGGATGGCCGATGACGTGGACCATCGAGTGATTGGACGACCACGTCTAAATCGACTCGCCGGCGTCGTGTAATTTGGGCGCGTAagcaagtcctgaaccattcgcCTCGGTAATGAGCAGGGACACGTGTCAGTTTCGGGCATGGGAATGCGCCATTAATGGGGGTTGTTAACTTGTTGGCAGTTGCGTTAACTCGACGATTTGCAGCCGAAGATGTTTTGGTCGTCGTTTGGTCGAAGGAATGGAAATAGTCAAATTTAagaatttaaagaaaataaagaaaaaaaattgatgaacGGATAATATTGAATTTGAGATGATTGATTTCGTAGAAtggaagtttttttttattgactGTCTacgtaaattaaaaaatatttatagtgAATAGTTCAAACCTTCAGCATTTtatgattatatattttttttagaaaataaattataaatatatcataGTTGATGATTAAATCGTTGGTACCTGAAtgataatttgatattttttgttGTATCATAGCCCTGGAGTTATACCCATTAAGAGAAACTTTTAAGAGGGATATGTGAATATATAaggataatataataaaaaataaaaatattagagaaatAGTTGGATTTATACCtactaaaagaaatttttaaaagacaCTTCTAACTATATCCGTGAGGTCGGTACTAGGGGGACAATTAAAATAACGGATCTACATGTTTTTAAGAGATAATTCTAAATGGTATAAATATGTACATAAACGACTATTAAATGTTACAATTAAACGATCTTAAATTATAAGAGCATCCATTATAAGATAGAATATTTCTTCAAAATATTTATGTTCTCACATCtacatcatcaatcaaatatctcatttcttaaatatttcaaattctataattaaatattatttatggGTTCCATCTATTAAATACCCACTATCAAATATTCTACACTCCACCATTAAATATATATCACATCTCAAATTGTTAAAAACAACGAGCATAACTATGCTGGTGATTTCAAATTTCCTTCTTACTATTCCCTTCCAATGAAAGATATTTGAGATGGAGATATTTAGAGAAATATTCCTTCTAAATATCTCTTATTGTGGACGCTCTAACAAATGTATACCTTAagaaagagaaataaaaatataataataatgataaaataagataaaatttatttaaatataaatgataatataataaaaaataaaatcgtgACGTGAAATGATCTATATAATCGATCTAAGCTAATGAGATAAAATttgaatattattatattaaaataacctcttctcatatcttaatttattttttattttaatactaTTTGTTCTGCTGATTGTTATGTTCACTTAATTATTATAAGTTTGTAGCTTCTATAAGATAATCTCAATAtaagaaattaaatatctatATTATAATGTTATAAATGATATAATTGAAGTGTGTATATCGTAACAATTATGAGTCCATAGTTATTATAATTCAAGTTTGATTATTTAgaacttttagttatttgattggttgttgaactttataatttaaatatattttattttattttactatttatttagtatattgaaaagagttttattaatgaatatgatttgtgaatgttgttcatgaacattgttcgtAAATATTAACGAactgaatacatatgtgttcaaacttatttatttagtttaactagctgttcaagcttgtttgtttaattaatcttgtgtatattgaacgaacataaacaagttcttatCGAGTCTAACACCAAATTTATTCACGGACGTTTGATTCATTTATAGCTTTATTTTAAATAACATTTTGATTTGTAAAATAGTTTACAATTTAagattatatttaagttataCGTAGAATAGGGATTTTACTTGGACATACGTGTTTAGTGTTTGGGTATTTTCGAAGTACTTGAGTCCTAGAAGCTTTAATTGATAAAGAGTTGTCTCTGCGTATAACTAAGTATTCGAGTGGTAGAATTATTTCATTGGATAAGGATTGATTTTCACAAAGTATATTTCCTTAAGGATTAAATATTTTCCCACTGAAGAGGCCATTTAATAgctgatttatttttatttatttcattgtGGGGCTGACCATGGACACTCGGGTGATAAAAATTACctttttttactttatttaattGAGAAAGTTTGATAGAATTGAAGGTTGAGGTTTGATTATTAAAATCTTAATAGCTTCCAAAGCTATCCAAATCATATTTGTCAACCGAATCAAGTTTATTGGTGAACATAAGGTGAGTTAGAGTGTTGACCAATTGTTTCAATCGACTAGAATAATATGAAATTAAAAGTGACTAGAAATCTatttaattgaataaaaaaaGATATTACTCATCTCAAACGATT
It contains:
- the LOC122026431 gene encoding probable plastid-lipid-associated protein 8, chloroplastic — translated: MASSVGLPLFSPTVSPPPSSIPLPRRWKIPTVRATVSSQPLVAAAPDDLVASILSKVKGTDGGIALSSDGHKEVSNVADQLAGYCVDEPVKSPLIFGEWDVVYCSRPTSPGGGYRSVIGRLIFKTSEMVQALEAPDIVRNKVTFSILGVLNGEVSLKGKLIVLDSKWVQVIFEPPVLKVGPLEFPYGLQSEVKLQITYIDEKIRLGVGSKGSLFVFLRRG
- the LOC122026430 gene encoding B-box zinc finger protein 32-like, with the translated sequence MEKQCELCGGGASLYCDSDDAFLCWSCDASVHGANFLVARHVRRVACAECRAVDGGACVVSGAVVRPFRSLCSHCDGAEHSSSSCLSAAESRTASRPEKQRGPSKRRGRRRQFGDERAERVLSVWSGKLGLRIARRCATAAARLLSSRSVVVGAKPGRVALAAALWFAVKIFARHDKGDDGVENEDGNEEPSSSGDLGCGMGAVLRRLEACSGVPARFIEVAESRFPRVASCR